One Triticum dicoccoides isolate Atlit2015 ecotype Zavitan chromosome 4B, WEW_v2.0, whole genome shotgun sequence genomic window carries:
- the LOC119291986 gene encoding peroxidase 1-like, with protein MASRAATMVALLLAAVAATCARAQLDEKFYSESCPSVEDVVRREMVRALSLAPSLAGPLLRMHFHDCFVRGCDGSVLLDSANKTAEKDAQPNQTLRGFGFVERVKAAVEKACPDTVSCADVLALIARDAVWLSKGPFWTVPLGRRDGSVSISNETDALPPPTSNFTVLTQLFAAVNLDAKDLVVLSAGHTIGTSHCFSFFDRLYNFTGMENPSDIDPTLEPQYMMRLKSKCASLNDNTTLVEMDPGSFKTFDTDYFKLVSKRRGLFHSDGALLTDPFTRAYVQRHATGAFKEEFFADFAASMIKMGNANPLTGSQGEIRKKCSVVNH; from the exons ATGGCGTCGAGGGCTGCGACAATGGTGGCGCTGCTgctcgcggcggtggcggcgacgtgCGCGCGGGCGCAGCTGGACGAGAAGTTCTACAGCGAGTCGTGCCCCAGCGTGGAGGACGTCGTGAGGAGGGAGATGGTGAGGGCGCTGTCCCTGGCGCCCAGCCTCGCCGGGCCGCTCCTCCGGATGCacttccacgactgcttcgtcaGG GGGTGCGACGGCTCGGTTCTGCTGGACTCGGCCAACAAGACGGCGGAGAAGGACGCGCAGCCGAACCAGACGCTCCGTGGCTTCGGCTTCGTCGAGAGGGTGAAGGCCGCCGTGGAGAAGGCCTGTCCCGACACTGTCTCCTGCGCCGACGTCCTCGCCCTCATTGCCAGGGACGCAGTATGGCTG AGCAAGGGTCCATTCTGGACAGTTCCCCTAGGCCGGCGAGACGGCAGCGTGTCCATATCCAACGAGACCGACGCGCTGCCACCCCCGACTTCCAACTTCACCGTGCTCACCCAGCTCTTCGCCGCTGTCAACCTCGACGCCAAGGACCTTGTCGTCCTCTCCGCCGGGCACACGATCGGgacgtcgcactgcttctccttctTCGACCGGCTCTACAACTTCACCGGCATGGAAAACCCCAGCGACATCGACCCAACGCTGGAGCCACAGTACATGATGCGGCTAAAGAGCAAGTGTGCCAGCCTCAACGACAACACCACCCTTGTGGAGATGGACCCCGGCAGCTTCAAGACCTTCGACACCGACTACTTCAAGCTGGTGAGCAAGCGGAGGGGCCTCTTCCACTCCGACGGTGCCCTCCTCACCGACCCCTTCACCCGCGCCTATGTCCAGCGCCACGCCACCGGCGCCTTCAAGGAGGAGTTCTTCGCTGACTTCGCGGCCTCCATGATCAAGATGGGCAATGCCAATCCGCTCACAGGCAGCCAGGGTGAGATCAGGAAGAAGTGCAGCGTGGTGAACCATTAA